A genome region from Myxocyprinus asiaticus isolate MX2 ecotype Aquarium Trade chromosome 12, UBuf_Myxa_2, whole genome shotgun sequence includes the following:
- the LOC127448879 gene encoding 60S ribosomal protein L5, translated as MGFVKVVKNKAYFKRYQVKFRRRREGKTDYFARKRLVIQDKNKYNTPKYRMIVRFSNRDIICQIAYAKIEGDMIVCAAYSHELPKYGISVGLTNYAAAYCTGLLLARRLLNKFGLDKVYEGQVEVTGDEFNVESIDGQPGAFTCYLDAGLARTTTGNKVFGALKGAVDGGLSIPHSTKRFPGYDSESKEFNAEVHRKHILGLNVSEYMSYLMEEDEDAYKKQFSRFIKNGVTPDSMEEMYKKAHAAIRENPVHEKKPKREVKKKRWNRAKLTLAQRKDRVAQKKASFLRAQAAEED; from the exons ATG GGATTCGTTAAAGTAGTGAAGAATAAGGCCTACTTCAAGAGGTACCAGGTGAAGTTCAGGAGAAGGAGAG AGGGAAAAACTGATTACTTCGCCCGCAAGCGTCTGGTCATCCAAGACAAGAACAAGTACAACACACCCAAATACAGGATGATCGTCCGCTTCTCCAACAGGGACATCATCTGCCAG atcgCCTATGCCAAGATTGAGGGTGACATGATTGTGTGTGCGGCCTATTCCCATGAGCTGCCCAAGTATGGCATCAGTGTGGGTTTGACAAACTATGCGGCTGCCTACTGCACTGGGCTGCTGCTCGCCCGCAGG CTGCTGAACAAATTTGGCCTTGACAAGGTGTACGAAGGTCAGGTGGAGGTCACCGGGGATGAGTTTAATGTGGAGAGCATTGATGGACAGCCAGGAGCTTTCACCTGCTACCTGGATGCAGGCCTAGCCAGAACCACCACTGGCAACAAGGTGTTTGGAGCCCTGAAGGGAGCAGTGGATGGAGGTCTCTCCATTCCTCACAG CACCAAGCGTTTCCCTGGCTATGACTCTGAGAGCAAGGAGTTCAACGCAGAGGTCCACCGCAAACACATTCTGGGCCTGAACGTCTCGGAATACATGAGCTACTTGATGGAGGAGGACGAGGATGCCTACAAGAAACAGTTCTCCCGCTTCATCAAGAACGGTGTTACCCCTGATTCA ATGGAGGAAATGTACAAAAAGGCACATGCAGCCATCCGGGAGAACCCAGTGCACGAAAAGAAGCCCAAGCGGGAAGTCAAGAAGAAGAG GTGGAACCGTGCCAAGCTCACACTGGCTCAGAGAAAAGACCGCGTTGCCCAAAAGAAGGCCAGCTTCCTTCGGGCTCAAGCTGCAGAGGAGGACTAG